AGCTGCACCTCGCACCCGCTGGTACATCGTTCACACCTACTCTGGATTTGAGCAGCGTGTCGAACAGACCGTCCGCGAGATGATGCGCACAGGACAGGACAAGGGCCTCATTGAAGAGGTCGTCATGCCCACCGAAAAGATCGTCGAAATGGTCAAGGGTGAGCGCAAGACGTCTACACGCAAGTTCTATCCTGGATACATCATGATCAAGATGATTCTGACTGATGATTCCTGGCATCTCATCCAGTCCATTCCGCGTGTGACCGGATTCGTTGGCGGTAAGAACCGTCCGACCCCCATGCGTGATAGTGAGGCGGAGAATATCCTCAACATGATGGAAAGCCGCCAGGAGAAACCCCGTCCCAAGTTCAATTTCGAACGAGGTGACGAGGTGAGGGTCATCGACGGCCCATTCAGCGGCTTCAACGGTGTTGTGGAAGAAGTCAATTACGACAAGGGTAAACTCAAAGTATCCGTCTCTATCTTCGGGCGTCAGACTCCAGTGGAGCTGGATTTTGTCCAGGTGGACAAGGGATAGCCCATATTGTCGCTAACAGCGAAATTTCTCATCGAGGAATACAATGGCCAAGAAAGAATTAGGAAAGATTAAACTGCAGATTCCCGCTGGCAGTGCAAACCCCTCCCCGCCGGTCGGTCCGGCTTTGGGTCAGCACGGCGTGAACATCATGGAATTCTGCAAGGCGTTCAACGCCAGGACACAGGACCAGAAAGGTCTCATCATCCCGGTGGTCATCACCGTGTATGCAGACCGTTCCTTCGATTTTATCACCAAGACCCCTCCGGCGGCCGTACTGTTGCTCAAGGCAGCCAAGCTGGAAAAGGGCTCCAGTGAACCCAACAAGGAAAAAGTCGGCAAGGTCACCAAGGCTCAGCTCAAGGAGATCGCCGAACTGAAGATGGTTGATTTGAATGCCAATGATCTCGAACACGCCATGCTTCAGATTGAGGGTACAGCCCGCAGCATGGGTATCGAAGTCAAGGGTTAGTGAGGAAATAAAAATGCCTAAGCATGGAAAAAAATACCGCAACGCTGTTGGTGACCGTGATATCGCTTTGCGTGTTGATGTCGAAGAGGGCGTGAAGGCCGCTGTCGCAGCAGCCTTTGCCAAGTTCGACGAGACCGTTGATGTCGCCATCAACCTCGGCGTGGATCCCAAGTATTCCGATCAGATGATCCGTGGCGCTGTCAGCCTGCCCAATGGGCTTGGCAAAGACATACGTGTCGCTGTCTTCTGTAAGGGTGAAAAGGAAAATGAGGCCAAGGAAGCCGGTGCCGATTTCTACGGTTCCGACGAACTGGTCGAGAAGATCCAGGGCGGCTGGTTGGATTTCGACAAGGCTGTCGCCACCCCTGACATGATGGCCGTGGTCGGTAAGATCGGTCGTGTGCTCGGACCCCGTGGCATGATGCCCAACGCCAAGACCGGCACCGTGACCATGGATGTGGCCAAGGCCGTCACCGAACTCAAGGCCGGTAAGGTCGAGTTCAAGGTTGACAAGGCCGGTGTGCTGCACGCCCCCATTGGTAAGGTCTCCTTTGGCCCGGAAAAGCTCCTTGAGAATCTCAGGGCGCTGCTGGACACCGTCATGCGTCTCAAACCTTCCTCTGCGAAGGGAACGTACATGAAGGCGATGGCTGTTTCGTCCACCATGGGACCTGGTGTCAAGGTTGATCCCTTGACCATCCGGAAATTCCTGGAAGTTTAACAGTATTGGAATGCCGGACTTCCTCTTGGAAGTCCTGTAGATAATTGCACGGAAGGTTGAGTCAGAGACGGCAGGTGGGGCTGTGATCCCTTAATATCCTGCTCAGACAAAGCTTTGACCTGCTTTCCGGGCCGAACGACGAGGAGTGGTAGATGAACAGGCAAGAAAAGGCCCAGATCATCGAGCAGCTGCACGAAAAAGCTTCGCGCGCCAGCATCGCCGTCGTCACCGATTTCAAGGGGATTTCCGTCGAGGAAATCACCAAATTGCGCTCCAAGTGCTTTGAAGTCGGCGTCGACTACCAAGTCGTCAAGAATACCCTGGCCCGGTTGGCTCTCAAGGATACCGATCACGGTGAATTGAGCGAACACCTTAAAGAGAACTGCGCTATTGCGCTTGGGTACGACGATCCCGTCGCCCTTGCCAAGGCGTTGGCCGACTACGCAAAGACGAACAAGAAGTTCGCCCTGCGTTTCGGTACTCTGGAAGGCCAGTTTCTTGACAGCGATGCAGTAAAGGAACTTTCCAAGATGCCCAGCAAGCCTGAGCTCTTGAGTTCCGTACTCGGCACTATGCAGGCAGTACCCCGCAATTTCGTGTGCTTGTTCGCAAACATCGAACGCAAGTTCCTGTACGCCTTGACCGCAATCAAGGAACAGAAAGAAGCTGCGTAAAAACAGGTTCAAAGCGAATCAATTTTAAGGAGATTTACAATGGCTGATATCACCAAAGAACAGGTTGTCGAATTCATTGGCAACATGACCGTCCTGGAGCTTTCCGCATTCATCAAAGAGCTGGAAGAAGTCTTCGGCGTGGAAGCTGCCGCTCCGGCCGCTGCCATGATGATGGCTCCCGCTGCCGGCGGCGAAGCTGCTGCCGATGAAGAGCAGACCGAATTCAACGTTGTGCTGACCAATGCCGGTGGCAACAAGATCGCCGTCATCAAGGCTGTCCGCGCCCTCACCGGCCTGGGCCTGAAAGAAGCCAAGGCAGTTGTCGACGAAGCCCCCAAGGCAATCAAGGAAGGCGTTTCCAAGGATGAGGCTGACGAGGCCGCCAAGCAGCTTCAAGAAGCTGGCGCCGAAGTTGAAGTTAAGTAACTTCAGCACTTTAAGCTAACAAAGCGAAGAGCGCTCGCCCTCGTAATAAGGGCGTTGCGCTCTTTGCTCTGTATGTATTATACTGGTTAAATCGCCTTACGCTTTTGGGTTTTCACGCTGTATGATGAAAGTCTGCTCCTCGTCGGTGTGCCGGGGTTTTGGTTCCGGCTACAGCTTATCTACCCAATTATCGCACCGGTCGCGTTCATAGGCCGATGCGTCGACAGAGGGTAAGGGCTTCCCATAAGCCCCGCGCCCCAACCATCAACCGCTCATGCATGAGGGTACAATGGGTCAACTGAGAAAAAAATTCGGCAATATCGTCAACACGCTCCCCATCCCGCACCTGCTGGAACTCCAGGTGGATTCGTACAATCGTTTCCTCCAGGTGGATACTCCGCCTTCCAGCCGTGGTGATTTTGGACTCGAGGGTGTGTTCAGGTCCGTTTTTCCCATTGAAGATTTCAACAAGACCGCTAGCCTTGATTTCGTTTCCTATGAAATCGGCGAACCAAAATACGACGTCGATGAGTGCATCTCCAAGGGTTTGACCTATGAGACGCCCATCCGTATCACCGTCCGTCTCGTAGTTTTTGACGTTGACGAAGAGACTGACAACCGCACGATTCGAGATATCAAGGAGCAGGACATTTACTTCGGGACACTCCCGTTGATGACCGAAAAGGGAACCTATGTCATCAACGGTACCGAACGCGTAATTGTCAACCAGTTGCAGCGTTCACCCGGCATCATCTTCGAGCATGATTCCGGCAAGACCCACTCCAGCCGCAAGGTGCTGTATTCCAGCCGCATCATTCCCATGCGCGGCTCCTGGTTGGATTTTGATTTTGACCACAAGGACATCCTGTACGTGCGCATAGACCGCCGCCGCAAGATGCCCGTTACCATACTGCTCAAGGCCATGGGACTGTCTCGTGTCGACATTCTCGATTACTTCTACGACATCGAATCCTACACCTTGCTCAAGAACAAGGTGCAGCGAAAGGTCGTGGCGGACCAATTCCGCAAGGAAGTGGCCTATGTCGACATCAAGGTCGACGACAAGGTCCTGGTCAAGAAGGGCGCGGACATCACCAAGGGCGCGTGGAAAAAGCTCGTCCGCAATGAAGTCAAGGCCATCGAGATCGACCCTGACTCCCTGGTGGGCCTGTTCCTGGCTCGCGACATGGTCGACAAGAACGGCGAGGTGATTGCCGAGGCGGCCGACGAACTGACCGTGGAACTGATTGAAAGGCTTCGTGATGCCAAGGTCAAGGATCTGGACGTGCTGCACACCCGCGGCATGGACGTTTCCTCTGCCCTTCGCGACACCCTGCTCCTGGACAAGACCACGGATCTGGAAACCGCGCAGATCGAAATCTATCGCCGGTTGCGTCCCAGCTCCCCGCCCACGCCCGAGATCGCATCCAACTTCTTCGAGAACTTGTTCCGTTCCTCGGACTACTATGACCTGTCCAGCGTGGGCCGTTACAAGCTCAACTCCCGTCTGAATCAGGAAGTGGACCTGGGCGTGCGCACCTTGACCAACGAGGATATCCTCCTGGCGGTCAAGGAACTGATGCGGCTCAAGGATTCCCACGGTCCTGCCGACGATATCGACCACTTGGGCAACCGTCGTGTGCGCCCTGTGGGCGAACTGGTAGAGAACCAGTATCGCATCGGCCTTGTCCGTATGGAACGCGCCATCAAGGAACGCATGTCCCTGCAGGAAGTTGCCACCCTGATGCCGCATGACCTGATCAACCCCAAACCGGTTGCAGCCGTACTCAAGGAGTTCTTCGGAACCTCTCAGCTCAGCCAGTTCATGGATCAGACCAACCCGCTTTCCGAAGTCACGCACAAACGCCGTCTTTCCGCATTGGGACCCGGCGGCCTGACTCGCGAACGTGCGGGCTTCGAAGTGCGTGATGTGCATACTTCGCACTATGGACGCATCTGTCCCATTGAGACGCCTGAAGGACCGAACATCGGTCTGATCGTCTCTCTGACCACTTATGCCAAGGTTAACGACTACGGGTTCATCGAGACCCCGTACCGTAAGGTGGTGGACAAGAAGATCACCGACGAAATCACCTATATGGATGCCTCCAAGGAAGCCAAGGAAGTGGTGGCCCAGGCCAACGCTCCCCTGGATGCCAACGGCGTCTTCGTCAATCCGCGCGTCAATGCGCGTCTGGCAGGCGATGTTCAGCTGACCGCAGCCGAAGAGATCACCTGCATGGACATCAGCCCGAGCCAGACGGTTTCCATCTCAGCCGCGCTGATTCCCTTCCTGGAACACGATGACGCCAACCGTGCGCTCATGGGTTCCAACATGATGCGTCAGGCCGTTCCTTTGCTGCAAGCCGAGGAGCCGCTCGTCGGTACCGGCATGGAAGGCCCTGTCGCCCGCGACTCGGGTGCCTGTGTCCTGGCCGAAGAGGATGGCGTTGTCCATTATGTGGACGCCGAGCGCATCATTATCAATTACGACAAGGGCCGCTACCGGAACTCCGGCGGGGCCAAGCATTACGAACTGCAGAAGTGGCACAAGTCCAACCAGAACTCCTGCTTCGGCCAGACGCCGCGCGTCCAGGTCGGGCAACGTGTCCTCAAGGGCGCGGTCCTGGCGGACGGTCCGGGCATTGACCATGGCGAACTCGCCCTGGGCAAGAACCTGCTCGTGGCCTTCATGCCCTGGTGCGGATTCAACTTCGAGGACTCCATCCTCATCTCCGAGCGTATGGTCAAGGAAGACGTCTACACCTCCATCCATATCGAGGAGTTTGAACTGGTCGCCCGTGATACCAAGCTCGGACCCGAAGAAGTCACCCGTGACATCTCCAACGTGTCCGAGGAAATGCTGCGGAACCTGGACGAATGCGGTATCATCCGCATCGGCGCCCGCATCAAGCCCGACGACATCATGGTCGGCAAGATCACGCCCAAGGGCGAGACCCAGCTGACTCCGGAAGAGAAGTTGCTCCGGGCCATCTTCGGTGACAAGGCGCGCGATGTGAAGAACACCTCCCTGAAGGTGCCGCCGGGGATTTCCGGTACCATCGTTGACGTCAAGGTCTTCAACCGTCGCTCCGGTGACAAGGATGACCGTACCAAGGCCATTGAGGATGCTGAACTTGCCGCATTTGACGTCAAGGAACAAAAGCATATCGCCGCCCTGACCGACGCTGTCCGCGAAAAGGTGTGGGAAGCCGTCAAGGGTGGCAAGCTCAAGAAGGATTTGGTCAACTCCAAGAAGATCACGGTCATCAAGACCGGTGAGGTCGTTGACCGTGAGGCCCTGGACTCGGTTCCGGTCAAGAAGCTGATCGGTCTCTTTGATCGTGAAGCCAACGACCAACTCAAGTTGATCGTGGCCGATTACG
This sequence is a window from Pseudodesulfovibrio sp. S3. Protein-coding genes within it:
- the nusG gene encoding transcription termination/antitermination protein NusG, which codes for MDATLEQAAPRTRWYIVHTYSGFEQRVEQTVREMMRTGQDKGLIEEVVMPTEKIVEMVKGERKTSTRKFYPGYIMIKMILTDDSWHLIQSIPRVTGFVGGKNRPTPMRDSEAENILNMMESRQEKPRPKFNFERGDEVRVIDGPFSGFNGVVEEVNYDKGKLKVSVSIFGRQTPVELDFVQVDKG
- the rplK gene encoding 50S ribosomal protein L11 codes for the protein MAKKELGKIKLQIPAGSANPSPPVGPALGQHGVNIMEFCKAFNARTQDQKGLIIPVVITVYADRSFDFITKTPPAAVLLLKAAKLEKGSSEPNKEKVGKVTKAQLKEIAELKMVDLNANDLEHAMLQIEGTARSMGIEVKG
- the rplA gene encoding 50S ribosomal protein L1, producing the protein MPKHGKKYRNAVGDRDIALRVDVEEGVKAAVAAAFAKFDETVDVAINLGVDPKYSDQMIRGAVSLPNGLGKDIRVAVFCKGEKENEAKEAGADFYGSDELVEKIQGGWLDFDKAVATPDMMAVVGKIGRVLGPRGMMPNAKTGTVTMDVAKAVTELKAGKVEFKVDKAGVLHAPIGKVSFGPEKLLENLRALLDTVMRLKPSSAKGTYMKAMAVSSTMGPGVKVDPLTIRKFLEV
- the rplJ gene encoding 50S ribosomal protein L10, whose protein sequence is MNRQEKAQIIEQLHEKASRASIAVVTDFKGISVEEITKLRSKCFEVGVDYQVVKNTLARLALKDTDHGELSEHLKENCAIALGYDDPVALAKALADYAKTNKKFALRFGTLEGQFLDSDAVKELSKMPSKPELLSSVLGTMQAVPRNFVCLFANIERKFLYALTAIKEQKEAA
- the rplL gene encoding 50S ribosomal protein L7/L12, which encodes MADITKEQVVEFIGNMTVLELSAFIKELEEVFGVEAAAPAAAMMMAPAAGGEAAADEEQTEFNVVLTNAGGNKIAVIKAVRALTGLGLKEAKAVVDEAPKAIKEGVSKDEADEAAKQLQEAGAEVEVK
- the rpoB gene encoding DNA-directed RNA polymerase subunit beta: MGQLRKKFGNIVNTLPIPHLLELQVDSYNRFLQVDTPPSSRGDFGLEGVFRSVFPIEDFNKTASLDFVSYEIGEPKYDVDECISKGLTYETPIRITVRLVVFDVDEETDNRTIRDIKEQDIYFGTLPLMTEKGTYVINGTERVIVNQLQRSPGIIFEHDSGKTHSSRKVLYSSRIIPMRGSWLDFDFDHKDILYVRIDRRRKMPVTILLKAMGLSRVDILDYFYDIESYTLLKNKVQRKVVADQFRKEVAYVDIKVDDKVLVKKGADITKGAWKKLVRNEVKAIEIDPDSLVGLFLARDMVDKNGEVIAEAADELTVELIERLRDAKVKDLDVLHTRGMDVSSALRDTLLLDKTTDLETAQIEIYRRLRPSSPPTPEIASNFFENLFRSSDYYDLSSVGRYKLNSRLNQEVDLGVRTLTNEDILLAVKELMRLKDSHGPADDIDHLGNRRVRPVGELVENQYRIGLVRMERAIKERMSLQEVATLMPHDLINPKPVAAVLKEFFGTSQLSQFMDQTNPLSEVTHKRRLSALGPGGLTRERAGFEVRDVHTSHYGRICPIETPEGPNIGLIVSLTTYAKVNDYGFIETPYRKVVDKKITDEITYMDASKEAKEVVAQANAPLDANGVFVNPRVNARLAGDVQLTAAEEITCMDISPSQTVSISAALIPFLEHDDANRALMGSNMMRQAVPLLQAEEPLVGTGMEGPVARDSGACVLAEEDGVVHYVDAERIIINYDKGRYRNSGGAKHYELQKWHKSNQNSCFGQTPRVQVGQRVLKGAVLADGPGIDHGELALGKNLLVAFMPWCGFNFEDSILISERMVKEDVYTSIHIEEFELVARDTKLGPEEVTRDISNVSEEMLRNLDECGIIRIGARIKPDDIMVGKITPKGETQLTPEEKLLRAIFGDKARDVKNTSLKVPPGISGTIVDVKVFNRRSGDKDDRTKAIEDAELAAFDVKEQKHIAALTDAVREKVWEAVKGGKLKKDLVNSKKITVIKTGEVVDREALDSVPVKKLIGLFDREANDQLKLIVADYEQHIAFIKNIYDIKREKVTEGDDLPPGVIKMVKVYVAVKRKLSVGDKMAGRHGNKGVVSCILPEEDMPFFEDGTPMDIVLNPLGVPSRMNIGQIMETHLGMAGRKLGQQVQAMLEDSGKAVKDIRRDVKDILATSEISDLIDTLSDEEFVDAAKKLKNGIVAKTPVFDGANEEGIWGWLEKAGLASDGKFILFDGRTGEPFHSRVTVGIMYILKLHHLVDEKIHARSTGPYSLVTQQPLGGKAQFGGQRLGEMEVWALEAYGAAYLLQEFLTVKSDDVQGRVKMYEKIVKGDNFLEAGLPESFNVLVKELMSLGLDVTLHYEDRKRPAQQGFAAPAPYKPLVD